A single Paenibacillus kribbensis DNA region contains:
- a CDS encoding RluA family pseudouridine synthase yields MNNRKPQRKNRTKSTFNSAGSKRNHTSAGKPGSPRPEARGKASTLDKTPAKTYIVQKPAELLSFLVEHVTGMGRNSIKSALARGQVSVDGVARTVHNFPLEQGQTVTLSKEKIAPEVPLTGLRILHEDEAIIVIHKDAGLLSVASAQEKEVTAYRQLTAHVRREHPYNRIFVLHRLDRDTSGVMMFAKSEAVQQQMQQAWKEVVYERTYIALVEGQIKKPEGTISSWLKESKTLKMYSSPYPNDGQHAVTHYKLLQANRHFSLLEVRLETGRKNQIRVHMEDIGHPIVGDKKYGSKSKSIGRLGLHARVLSFVHPVTGVLLRFESDTPKTFLNLFRD; encoded by the coding sequence ATGAACAATCGGAAACCTCAACGAAAAAATCGAACAAAATCAACGTTTAACTCAGCTGGCTCCAAGCGCAACCACACATCTGCCGGAAAACCCGGCTCACCTAGACCGGAAGCACGAGGCAAAGCGAGCACTCTTGATAAAACACCTGCAAAAACATACATCGTACAAAAGCCTGCCGAGCTGCTGAGCTTTTTGGTAGAGCATGTCACCGGCATGGGGCGTAATTCCATCAAATCAGCGCTTGCCCGGGGACAAGTGTCTGTAGACGGCGTGGCACGCACAGTGCACAACTTCCCGCTGGAGCAAGGTCAAACCGTCACACTCTCCAAGGAAAAAATTGCTCCCGAGGTGCCGCTGACCGGGCTGCGTATTTTACATGAGGATGAAGCCATCATCGTCATTCATAAAGATGCCGGGCTTCTGTCCGTCGCCTCTGCGCAGGAAAAGGAAGTGACCGCCTACCGCCAGCTTACGGCCCATGTGCGGCGAGAACATCCGTACAATCGTATTTTTGTGCTGCATCGTTTGGATCGTGATACATCAGGAGTCATGATGTTTGCCAAAAGCGAAGCCGTACAGCAGCAAATGCAGCAAGCATGGAAGGAAGTTGTGTATGAACGAACATATATTGCTCTCGTAGAAGGTCAGATCAAAAAACCGGAGGGCACGATTTCCTCATGGCTGAAGGAAAGCAAAACGCTGAAAATGTACTCCAGTCCTTATCCAAATGACGGGCAACACGCGGTCACTCATTACAAGCTGCTTCAGGCCAATCGGCATTTTTCCTTGCTGGAAGTACGTTTGGAGACCGGACGCAAGAACCAGATTCGCGTACACATGGAGGATATCGGTCATCCGATTGTTGGAGACAAAAAATACGGCTCCAAATCCAAGTCGATTGGCCGCCTTGGTCTGCATGCGCGAGTATTGTCATTTGTTCATCCCGTTACCGGGGTATTGCTGCGTTTTGAATCCGACACGCCTAAGACCTTTTTGAATCTGTTTCGAGATTAA
- the speD gene encoding adenosylmethionine decarboxylase, with protein MTITSEQRITLHGFNNLTKSLSFNMYDICYTKTKEEREAYIEYIDEQYNSDRLTAILKNVSDIIGAYVLNVAQQDYVPQGASVTVLISEGPIVEVPTESYAESPGPLPDSIVMQLDKSHITVHTYPEYHPDEGISTFRADIDVSTCGEISPLKALHYLIHSFDTDIMTIDYRVRGFTRDTHGHKLFIDHDIASIQNYIPDEVRSEYDMIDVNVYQENIFHTKCKLKQFDLDNYLFGYTKESLSVSEQRNISTRLKTEMDEIYYGKNMM; from the coding sequence ATGACCATCACATCGGAACAGCGGATTACCCTGCACGGATTTAACAATCTGACCAAATCATTAAGCTTCAATATGTATGATATCTGTTACACCAAAACCAAAGAAGAACGTGAAGCCTATATTGAATATATTGATGAACAATACAATTCGGACCGGCTGACAGCTATCCTGAAAAATGTATCCGACATTATCGGCGCCTATGTGCTCAACGTGGCCCAGCAGGACTATGTTCCTCAAGGAGCAAGCGTAACAGTGCTTATATCGGAAGGGCCTATTGTGGAGGTGCCAACTGAATCATACGCGGAATCCCCCGGCCCTCTGCCTGACTCTATCGTAATGCAGCTGGATAAAAGCCATATTACTGTCCACACCTACCCGGAGTATCATCCAGACGAGGGGATTAGTACATTCCGAGCAGATATTGATGTCTCTACCTGTGGAGAAATTTCCCCGCTGAAGGCACTCCATTATTTGATCCATTCTTTTGACACGGATATTATGACGATTGATTATCGGGTACGCGGCTTTACGCGTGATACGCATGGACACAAGCTGTTCATTGACCATGACATCGCCTCCATTCAAAACTATATCCCTGACGAAGTGCGCAGTGAGTATGACATGATAGACGTGAACGTGTATCAGGAAAATATTTTTCATACCAAATGCAAGCTAAAGCAATTCGATTTGGACAATTATCTGTTCGGGTATACCAAGGAAAGTCTGAGCGTGAGCGAGCAGCGAAACATATCTACACGCCTCAAAACTGAAATGGACGAAATTTACTACGGTAAAAATATGATGTGA
- a CDS encoding NAD-dependent malic enzyme: MQGGIGGKNIILRLEISTEHIQFGQLITLVNEHGGDVIAIDVIRTSENVTVRDITVTMADPAEIDRMTARIKKAQGVKVLSISDRTFLLHLGGKIEMQPKVPIQNRDDLSRVYTPDVARVCMAIHEEPDKAFRLTIKRNTVAVVSDGSAVLGLGNIGPYAAMPVMEGKAMLFKQLGSVDAFPICLDTQDTEEIIKAIKQMAPAFGGINLEDISSPRCFEIEQRLRQELDIPVFHDDQHGTAVVLYAGLINALKVVGKSLSDVKIVVCGIGAAGVACTKILLSAGAVNIIGVDRHGAITADEAYENSMWNWYAQHTNPERLSGTLSEVLKDADVFIGLSAGGVLRREDVKRMNKAPVLFTMANPVPEIAPEEVEDIAGVIATGRSDYPNQINNVLCFPGIFRAALDCRAREINEEMKLAAAEAIANTIRPEELNKLYIIPGVFNETAVQRVREMVIKAAIASGVARRVPRDFR; this comes from the coding sequence ATGCAAGGCGGTATTGGCGGTAAAAACATCATTTTACGACTGGAAATTTCCACCGAGCACATCCAATTTGGTCAATTGATTACGCTGGTAAACGAACATGGCGGAGATGTAATTGCGATTGACGTCATTCGTACCTCTGAGAACGTCACGGTTAGGGATATTACGGTTACCATGGCCGATCCAGCAGAAATCGACCGAATGACTGCCCGGATCAAAAAGGCACAAGGCGTAAAAGTATTGTCCATCTCTGATCGTACCTTTCTGCTGCACCTTGGGGGTAAAATTGAGATGCAGCCCAAGGTGCCGATTCAGAACCGCGACGATTTGTCCCGGGTATATACCCCGGATGTGGCACGTGTATGCATGGCCATTCATGAGGAGCCGGACAAAGCCTTTCGGTTGACGATCAAGCGCAACACGGTTGCTGTCGTCTCTGACGGAAGCGCCGTTCTCGGGCTGGGTAACATCGGCCCCTATGCAGCCATGCCGGTCATGGAAGGCAAAGCCATGCTATTCAAGCAGCTCGGTTCCGTTGATGCTTTTCCGATTTGCCTGGATACGCAGGATACCGAGGAAATCATCAAGGCCATTAAGCAAATGGCCCCAGCTTTTGGCGGCATTAATCTGGAGGATATTTCGTCACCACGTTGCTTTGAGATTGAGCAGCGGCTGCGACAAGAACTGGACATTCCTGTTTTTCATGACGATCAGCACGGCACAGCTGTCGTTCTATATGCAGGCCTGATCAATGCGCTCAAGGTCGTCGGCAAATCACTGTCCGATGTTAAAATTGTCGTGTGCGGTATCGGGGCGGCGGGTGTGGCTTGCACCAAGATTTTGCTATCGGCCGGAGCTGTCAACATCATCGGCGTAGACCGTCACGGAGCGATTACAGCTGATGAGGCCTATGAGAATTCGATGTGGAACTGGTATGCGCAGCATACCAACCCCGAACGATTGTCTGGCACGCTGTCTGAGGTTCTGAAGGACGCTGACGTGTTTATCGGTCTATCGGCAGGTGGAGTGCTGCGACGAGAAGACGTGAAGCGTATGAACAAGGCTCCTGTGCTCTTCACCATGGCTAACCCGGTGCCCGAGATTGCGCCAGAGGAAGTCGAGGATATTGCAGGTGTCATCGCCACAGGACGTTCGGACTATCCGAATCAGATTAACAATGTGCTTTGTTTCCCCGGTATTTTCCGGGCAGCGCTCGACTGCCGTGCCCGTGAAATTAACGAGGAGATGAAGTTGGCGGCAGCAGAAGCCATCGCAAACACCATCCGTCCCGAGGAATTAAACAAGCTGTATATTATTCCCGGTGTATTCAACGAGACTGCGGTTCAGCGGGTACGGGAAATGGTCATTAAAGCCGCCATTGCGAGCGGTGTTGCCAGAAGAGTGCCCCGAGATTTCAGATAA
- a CDS encoding HAD family hydrolase, translating into MDLQKKAVFFDVDDTMYDHLHPTRDALRTVLGLSERFPYEEAYHRIRYYSDLLSAQGGLLEGKAGPDELDDMREGRFVLALQEFGVNITREQAVHVQKVYLDRQYRIEPFEGATSLMDALSSAGYLVGLITNGLEEHQMSKIKAMALENHVAPEHIFVSGTVGYAKPDPRIFEVVNERTGTLAEHCCYIGDSWRNDVAGATAANWRTIWFNHRNASPESDVLGAYETASSYADLKKLLLPCSQTTPASL; encoded by the coding sequence ATGGATTTGCAAAAGAAGGCAGTCTTTTTTGATGTAGATGATACCATGTATGATCATTTGCACCCTACACGCGACGCGCTGCGTACAGTATTAGGCTTAAGTGAGCGTTTTCCTTATGAGGAAGCCTATCATCGTATCCGCTATTATAGTGATCTATTGTCGGCCCAAGGAGGACTATTGGAAGGGAAGGCAGGACCGGATGAATTGGACGATATGAGGGAGGGGCGTTTCGTCCTGGCTTTACAGGAATTCGGGGTAAATATCACCCGTGAGCAAGCAGTACATGTTCAAAAAGTATACCTGGATCGTCAGTATCGGATAGAGCCTTTTGAAGGAGCAACTTCCTTAATGGATGCATTGAGCTCGGCTGGATATTTGGTCGGCTTGATTACGAACGGTCTTGAAGAGCACCAGATGAGCAAAATCAAGGCGATGGCGCTGGAAAATCATGTTGCACCAGAGCATATCTTTGTCTCTGGAACTGTTGGCTATGCCAAGCCTGATCCACGCATTTTTGAAGTGGTGAACGAGCGGACAGGAACTTTGGCAGAGCATTGCTGCTATATCGGGGATTCCTGGCGGAATGACGTGGCGGGAGCTACAGCCGCGAATTGGCGGACGATCTGGTTCAACCACCGGAATGCTTCCCCGGAATCTGACGTGCTGGGAGCCTATGAAACAGCGTCCAGCTATGCGGATTTAAAGAAATTACTGCTGCCATGTTCCCAAACCACTCCTGCATCATTGTGA
- a CDS encoding threonine/serine exporter family protein: MNNHSYPTPEIVEVCLLAGKLMMQNGAETYRVEDTMSRIALAYGIPESHSYVTPTGIFFAINNSEPAKLIRIVERTTDLHKVTEVNSISRKISTGNLSPRDAVKELSKIECGPLRYSNRVQLVAAALASGCFMIMFGGVWRDFPAAVLCGCIGFASVQYFHRLVRVKFFSEFSASFLIGLLAALLTIAGWGQMMDKIIIGSVMPLVPGLLITNAIRDLMAGHLVSGLSKGADACLTSFGIGAGVAVIITYM; the protein is encoded by the coding sequence ATGAATAATCATTCCTATCCTACTCCTGAGATCGTCGAGGTTTGTCTGTTGGCCGGCAAACTCATGATGCAAAATGGAGCTGAAACCTATCGCGTCGAAGACACAATGTCCCGCATTGCCTTGGCCTACGGTATACCCGAGTCCCATAGCTATGTAACACCGACCGGGATTTTTTTTGCCATTAACAACTCGGAGCCTGCCAAACTCATCCGCATCGTAGAGCGGACCACCGATTTGCACAAGGTGACCGAGGTGAATTCCATTTCACGTAAAATCAGCACAGGTAACTTGTCTCCGCGCGATGCCGTAAAGGAGCTTTCGAAGATTGAATGCGGTCCTCTCCGCTATTCCAATCGTGTACAGCTGGTAGCCGCGGCTCTGGCTAGCGGTTGTTTTATGATTATGTTTGGTGGAGTCTGGCGAGACTTCCCCGCAGCCGTGCTGTGCGGCTGTATTGGCTTCGCATCTGTGCAATATTTTCACAGGCTTGTTAGGGTTAAGTTTTTCTCAGAGTTTTCCGCATCTTTTTTGATCGGCTTGCTGGCGGCTCTGCTCACGATAGCAGGCTGGGGACAGATGATGGACAAAATCATTATTGGCTCTGTCATGCCACTGGTGCCAGGCTTGTTAATTACCAATGCCATCCGTGATTTAATGGCCGGACATCTCGTTTCGGGACTTTCCAAGGGTGCTGATGCATGCCTGACGTCTTTTGGCATCGGGGCTGGCGTTGCAGTTATCATTACGTATATGTGA
- a CDS encoding threonine/serine exporter family protein has protein sequence MLAQLFTSFIATAAFGILFHAPRRSLLQCGFVGMLGWLVYYSTTGSMGPVSANLLATVLIGIVSQGFARLYKMPVIIFSVAGIIPLVPGGMAYNAMRQFVQHNYPQALELAISTLMIAGAIAVGLVLSEVINQIFRSIRFRPHIKKQ, from the coding sequence ATGCTTGCACAATTATTCACAAGCTTTATTGCCACCGCTGCTTTCGGCATTCTTTTCCACGCTCCCCGGCGCTCGCTGCTGCAATGCGGTTTTGTCGGTATGCTGGGCTGGCTCGTCTATTATTCAACCACGGGTAGTATGGGACCTGTGAGTGCAAACCTTTTGGCAACGGTCCTTATCGGCATTGTCAGTCAAGGCTTTGCGAGACTGTACAAAATGCCCGTGATTATTTTCAGCGTGGCAGGCATAATTCCACTCGTTCCAGGAGGCATGGCCTATAATGCCATGCGTCAGTTTGTACAGCATAATTATCCCCAGGCACTGGAGCTGGCCATAAGCACACTGATGATCGCAGGGGCCATTGCTGTCGGGTTGGTGTTATCCGAAGTAATCAATCAAATTTTTCGCAGCATACGTTTTAGACCTCACATTAAAAAGCAATGA
- a CDS encoding GNAT family N-acetyltransferase — MNQEQSFSIEFARREDLPDIVDIYNSTIASRMVTADLEPVTVESRIPWFEAHQENHRPLWVLRQKGGIAGWASLQSFYGRPAYNGTAEISIYVHETSRGTGTGSRLVQHMLHECPRLGVATLLGFVFGHNEPSIALLRKFGFEQWGYYPRVAILDNVERDLAILGRRVDDVEG, encoded by the coding sequence ATGAATCAGGAACAATCTTTTTCCATTGAATTTGCACGCAGGGAGGACCTTCCCGATATTGTGGACATCTATAATTCTACGATTGCGAGTCGAATGGTCACAGCAGATCTGGAGCCGGTGACGGTGGAAAGCCGTATTCCGTGGTTTGAAGCTCATCAGGAAAACCATCGGCCGTTGTGGGTTTTGAGGCAAAAAGGGGGCATTGCCGGGTGGGCCAGTCTTCAATCCTTTTACGGGCGTCCAGCTTATAACGGTACGGCAGAAATCAGTATTTATGTTCACGAAACTTCCCGTGGAACCGGAACAGGAAGTCGTCTGGTCCAGCATATGCTACATGAATGCCCAAGACTTGGTGTTGCAACGCTGTTGGGATTTGTATTTGGTCACAATGAGCCGAGTATTGCGTTGCTACGGAAGTTTGGATTTGAACAATGGGGTTATTATCCACGTGTTGCCATACTGGATAACGTTGAGCGGGATTTGGCAATATTGGGTAGACGAGTGGATGATGTTGAGGGATAA
- a CDS encoding MBL fold metallo-hydrolase: MNIGTQILILEVPMESFFGKTTIYPVLLKDQDGLTLIDTGMLGQLEPLRKAIADAGEDINRLKRIILTHQDIDHIGNVHALLDLLPNTALLAHKDDVPYMTGERPFVKLTPERINLMDIALKQQAEDMIRRLPDLRFAHILEDGEHLPYGGGVQIIHTPGHTPGHISLYVPAQKLLLAADELRVVEGELVGPAESATPDMPLALKSLDKLTVLDAEKVLCYHGGFYDRNVQARLQALSQERG; encoded by the coding sequence ATGAATATTGGAACTCAAATCTTGATTCTGGAAGTACCTATGGAATCCTTTTTTGGAAAAACAACCATTTATCCTGTGCTGCTCAAGGATCAGGACGGACTTACGCTGATTGACACAGGGATGCTCGGCCAATTGGAACCATTGCGCAAAGCCATTGCTGATGCGGGGGAAGATATCAACCGCCTGAAGAGAATTATTTTAACACACCAGGACATTGACCATATCGGGAATGTTCACGCATTGCTGGACTTGCTGCCGAATACGGCTCTGCTGGCTCATAAAGATGACGTTCCTTACATGACAGGGGAAAGGCCGTTTGTGAAGCTGACGCCGGAACGGATAAATCTGATGGATATTGCGCTCAAGCAGCAAGCCGAGGATATGATTCGACGCCTGCCAGATTTGCGCTTTGCCCATATTCTTGAGGACGGCGAGCATCTGCCTTATGGTGGAGGAGTACAGATTATTCATACACCAGGCCACACACCAGGGCATATCAGCTTGTATGTACCCGCACAAAAGCTGCTTTTGGCAGCGGATGAGCTGCGTGTAGTCGAAGGTGAACTGGTTGGCCCCGCTGAATCAGCTACGCCGGATATGCCACTGGCCTTGAAGAGTCTAGATAAATTGACTGTTTTGGATGCTGAGAAGGTACTCTGCTACCATGGTGGTTTTTATGATCGGAATGTACAGGCTCGCCTCCAAGCATTAAGTCAGGAACGGGGATAA